In Papaver somniferum cultivar HN1 chromosome 1, ASM357369v1, whole genome shotgun sequence, a genomic segment contains:
- the LOC113276640 gene encoding F-box/LRR-repeat protein At4g14103-like isoform X1, which yields MDREAAAGKDRISNLTDSLIHHILSFLEIKQIAQTSVLSKHWRCIWTSIPILLFDEDYHPDLLTNRFMDFVDGTLHRRNNMSDIEKFSLIQLNNLNEYRVSSWITNVISRNVQELSLSLMQEDPFVLPISLCTCVSLVSLKLKITPSICFPRNVSFPKLKHLTLGGVQFTNECWNAKLFSKCPVLEDLILAHCTYDTRNFYISIATLKHLRIYHWGGQDGLRDCGLKILAPNLVSLFYQGWVAKEFVLHTSPELVEAHVLFFGEDAATREQRMRCCGTSTIQFLRALTCVKRLIIYDAMLQALSADNLLENLPTFHNTKQLILREDVADKALFALLKATPNLESLVFDKLFFFFFANFTSSITRRSFGALTTTCSCIESVIWFELVIIYVFPNYLFAV from the exons ATGGATAGAGAAGCAGCAGCAGGTAAGGATAGAATCAGCAACTTAACAGATTCGCTTATTCATCAtatattatcctttcttgaaatcaAGCAGATTGCTCAAACTAGTGTCTTGTCTAAACATTGGAGATGCATCTGGACCTCAATTCCCATCCTTCTTTTTGATGAGGATTACCATCCCGACTTGCTGACCAATAGGTTTATGGATTTTGTGGATGGAACATTGCACCGTCGGAATAATATGTCAGATATAGAAAAATTCTCTTTGATCCAGCTAAACAACTTGAATGAATATCGTGTTAGTTCATGGATCACCAATGTAATAAGCCGTAATGTTCAAGAGCTCAGTCTATCATTGATGCAGGAAGACCCGTTCGTCCTTCCCATATCTCTCTGTACTTGTGTATCCCTGGTTTCGCTGAAGCTTAAAATAACCCCAAGTATCTGCTTTCCTAGAAATGTATCTTTTCCAAAACTTAAGCACCTTACACTTGGAGGTGTCCAATTTACCAATGAGTGCTGGAATGCAAAGCTCTTTTCCAAATGCCCAGTCCTCGAAGATTTGATTTTGGCACACTGCACTTATGATACAAGGAATTTTTACATTTCAATTGCTACCCTGAAACACTTGAGAATTTATCATTGGGGGGGCCAGGATGGTTTACGAGACTGTGGTCTCAAAATTCTTGCACCAAATCTTGTTTCTCTCTTCTACCAGGGTTGGGTTGCAAAGGAATTTGTCTTGCATACCTCTCCAGAATTAGTTGAAGcacatgtacttttctttggagaAGATGCTGCTACAAGGGAGCAAAGGATGAGGTGTTGCGGCACATCAACAATTCAGTTTCTTCGAGCCCTTACTTGTGTAAAACGTCTAATTATTTATGATGCAATGCTACAG GCTCTCTCTGCAGACAATCTATTAGAAAATTTGCCAACATTTCATAATACCAAACAGTTGATCCTGAGGGAAGATGTTGCTGATAAAGCATTATTTGCTTTGCTCAAAGCAACACCTAATCTGGAGTCACTTGTATTTGAcaagcttttctttttcttctttgctaACTTCACCTCCTCAATCACTCGAAGATCTTTTGGTGCCTTGACCACAACCTGCAGTTGCATAGAAAGTGTCATTTGGTTCGAACTCGTAATCATCTACGTGTTCCCAAATTATCTTTTCGCAGTTTAG
- the LOC113276640 gene encoding F-box/LRR-repeat protein At4g14103-like isoform X2, producing MDREAAAGKDRISNLTDSLIHHILSFLEIKQIAQTSVLSKHWRCIWTSIPILLFDEDYHPDLLTNRFMDFVDGTLHRRNNMSDIEKFSLIQLNNLNEYRVSSWITNVISRNVQELSLSLMQEDPFVLPISLCTCVSLVSLKLKITPSICFPRNVSFPKLKHLTLGGVQFTNECWNAKLFSKCPVLEDLILAHCTYDTRNFYISIATLKHLRIYHWGGQDGLRDCGLKILAPNLVSLFYQGWVAKEFVLHTSPELVEAHVLFFGEDAATREQRMRCCGTSTIQFLRALTCVKRLIIYDAMLQWYEEITSDSYLDFIKEYVVGIGPSKDTIVPVENNYLLTPINLVARAHSHNLQACAPLHLP from the exons ATGGATAGAGAAGCAGCAGCAGGTAAGGATAGAATCAGCAACTTAACAGATTCGCTTATTCATCAtatattatcctttcttgaaatcaAGCAGATTGCTCAAACTAGTGTCTTGTCTAAACATTGGAGATGCATCTGGACCTCAATTCCCATCCTTCTTTTTGATGAGGATTACCATCCCGACTTGCTGACCAATAGGTTTATGGATTTTGTGGATGGAACATTGCACCGTCGGAATAATATGTCAGATATAGAAAAATTCTCTTTGATCCAGCTAAACAACTTGAATGAATATCGTGTTAGTTCATGGATCACCAATGTAATAAGCCGTAATGTTCAAGAGCTCAGTCTATCATTGATGCAGGAAGACCCGTTCGTCCTTCCCATATCTCTCTGTACTTGTGTATCCCTGGTTTCGCTGAAGCTTAAAATAACCCCAAGTATCTGCTTTCCTAGAAATGTATCTTTTCCAAAACTTAAGCACCTTACACTTGGAGGTGTCCAATTTACCAATGAGTGCTGGAATGCAAAGCTCTTTTCCAAATGCCCAGTCCTCGAAGATTTGATTTTGGCACACTGCACTTATGATACAAGGAATTTTTACATTTCAATTGCTACCCTGAAACACTTGAGAATTTATCATTGGGGGGGCCAGGATGGTTTACGAGACTGTGGTCTCAAAATTCTTGCACCAAATCTTGTTTCTCTCTTCTACCAGGGTTGGGTTGCAAAGGAATTTGTCTTGCATACCTCTCCAGAATTAGTTGAAGcacatgtacttttctttggagaAGATGCTGCTACAAGGGAGCAAAGGATGAGGTGTTGCGGCACATCAACAATTCAGTTTCTTCGAGCCCTTACTTGTGTAAAACGTCTAATTATTTATGATGCAATGCTACAG TGGTACGAGGAGATTACTTCAGATAGTTACTTGGATTTCATAAAGGAGTATGTGGTAGGCATTGGACCTAGTAAAGACACAATTGTACCAGTCGAGAATAATTATCTACTGACACCAATTAATCTCGTCGCCAGAGCACATTCCCATAACCTGCAGGCGT GTGCACCCTTACACTTACCGTAA